In Streptomyces sp. NBC_01717, one DNA window encodes the following:
- the tal gene encoding transaldolase, translating into MSNTAEPLKSLAQEGVSIWLDDLSRKRIASGNLAELIERKHVVGVTTNPSIFQAAIGSGEGYEEQLADLAVRGVTVDEAVRMMTTADVRAAADILRPVYDATRGRDGRVSIEVDPRLAHDTAATVAEAKQLGWLVDRPNVMIKIPATKAGLPAITEVIGLGISVNVTLIFSLERYREVMDAYLAGLEKAQAAGIDLSTVHSVASFFVSRVDSEIDKRLAKVGTDEALALRGRAALANARLAYEAYEGVFAADRWTALATASANKQRPLWASTGVKDAAYKDTLYVDELVAPGTVNTMPEATLDATADHGDIHGDSVTGGYAQARADLGAVERLGISYDEVVKELEDEGVSKFEAAWEDLLRVVATTLSSKGVEGE; encoded by the coding sequence GTGAGCAACACCGCCGAACCCCTCAAGTCCCTCGCTCAGGAAGGCGTTTCCATCTGGCTGGACGATCTGTCCCGCAAGCGGATCGCATCCGGCAACCTCGCCGAACTCATCGAGCGGAAGCACGTGGTGGGCGTCACCACCAACCCTTCCATCTTCCAGGCCGCCATCGGCTCCGGTGAGGGGTACGAGGAGCAGCTGGCCGACCTCGCCGTGCGCGGCGTCACGGTCGACGAGGCCGTCCGCATGATGACCACCGCCGACGTCCGCGCGGCCGCCGACATCCTGCGGCCCGTGTACGACGCGACCCGCGGCCGCGACGGCCGGGTCTCCATCGAGGTCGACCCGCGCCTCGCGCACGACACCGCGGCGACCGTCGCCGAGGCCAAGCAGCTCGGATGGCTGGTCGACCGCCCGAACGTGATGATCAAGATCCCGGCGACGAAGGCCGGCCTCCCGGCGATCACCGAGGTCATCGGCCTCGGTATCAGCGTCAACGTCACCCTGATCTTCTCGCTGGAGCGCTACCGCGAGGTCATGGACGCGTACCTGGCAGGCCTGGAGAAGGCGCAGGCGGCGGGCATCGACCTGTCCACGGTCCATTCGGTCGCCTCGTTCTTCGTCTCCCGCGTCGACAGCGAGATCGACAAGCGCCTTGCGAAGGTCGGCACCGACGAGGCGCTCGCACTCAGGGGCAGGGCCGCGCTCGCCAACGCCCGTCTCGCGTACGAGGCGTACGAGGGCGTCTTCGCCGCCGACCGCTGGACCGCGCTCGCCACCGCGAGCGCCAACAAGCAGCGCCCGCTGTGGGCCTCGACGGGCGTCAAGGACGCCGCGTACAAGGACACCCTGTACGTCGACGAACTTGTCGCACCCGGCACGGTCAACACCATGCCGGAGGCGACCCTCGACGCCACCGCCGACCACGGTGACATCCACGGCGACTCGGTGACCGGCGGCTACGCCCAGGCCCGCGCCGATCTTGGGGCCGTCGAGCGGCTCGGGATCTCCTACGACGAGGTCGTGAAGGAGTTGGAGGACGAGGGCGTGTCGAAGTTCGAGGCGGCCTGGGAAGACCTGCTGCGTGTGGTCGCGACGACGCTGAGCAGCAAGGGAGTTGAGGGGGAATGA
- the opcA gene encoding glucose-6-phosphate dehydrogenase assembly protein OpcA, with protein sequence MKIDLTDTTASKINRALVQGRRAIGSPAMGMVLTMVIVTDEENAYDSIKAAEEASREHPSRTLVVIKRVARTPRDRTNSRLDAEVRVGSDAGTGETVVLRTYGEVSDHADSVVLPLLLPDAPVVVWWPVDAPDVPAKDPLGALAQRRITDMYAVEAPLVALEARVSSYAPGDTDLAWTRLTPWRSMLAAALDQARKKVVSAVVESESENPSAELLARWLEARLEVPVERVVTAGPVVTAVRLGTESGEIVIDRPDGPLATLSLPGQPSRTLALKVRSTSELIAEELRRLDADEMYAVALRGDGAKENPRHV encoded by the coding sequence ATGAAGATCGATCTGACCGACACCACGGCAAGCAAGATCAACAGGGCGCTCGTGCAGGGGCGCCGAGCCATCGGTAGCCCCGCCATGGGCATGGTCCTGACGATGGTCATCGTGACCGACGAGGAAAACGCGTACGACTCGATCAAGGCGGCCGAGGAGGCGTCGCGCGAGCATCCCTCGCGCACCCTGGTCGTCATCAAGCGCGTCGCACGCACCCCGCGCGACCGCACGAACTCCCGCCTGGACGCGGAGGTGCGGGTCGGCTCGGACGCGGGCACCGGCGAGACGGTCGTCCTGCGCACCTACGGCGAAGTCTCCGACCACGCCGACTCGGTGGTCCTGCCGCTGCTGCTGCCGGACGCGCCGGTCGTCGTCTGGTGGCCGGTGGACGCGCCCGACGTCCCGGCCAAGGATCCGTTGGGCGCTCTGGCACAGCGGCGGATCACCGACATGTACGCCGTCGAGGCCCCGCTCGTCGCCCTGGAGGCCCGCGTCTCCTCGTACGCGCCCGGCGACACCGACCTGGCGTGGACCCGGCTGACGCCGTGGCGCTCGATGCTGGCCGCGGCACTGGACCAGGCCCGTAAGAAGGTTGTGTCGGCCGTTGTGGAGAGTGAGTCCGAGAACCCGAGTGCCGAGCTGCTGGCCCGCTGGCTGGAGGCCCGGCTCGAGGTCCCGGTCGAGCGCGTCGTCACCGCCGGGCCGGTCGTGACGGCCGTCCGGCTCGGAACGGAGAGCGGCGAGATCGTGATCGACCGCCCCGACGGCCCGCTGGCCACGCTTTCCCTGCCGGGCCAGCCCTCGCGCACCCTCGCCCTGAAGGTGCGCAGCACCTCCGAGTTGATTGCCGAAGAGCTGCGCCGCCTCGACGCGGACGAGATGTATGCCGTCGCCCTGCGCGGGGACGGTGCCAAGGAGAACCCCCGTCATGTCTGA
- the zwf gene encoding glucose-6-phosphate dehydrogenase, protein MGDGSSTAPALDWNNPLRDPRDRRLPRVAGPSGLVIFGVTGDLSRKKLMPAVYDLANRGLLPPGFSLLGFARREWEDQDFAQVVHDSVREHARTEFREEVWQQLAEGMRFIPGDFDDDQAFKQLRSAVDELDASRGTSGNYAFYLSVPPKFFPKVVQQLKKHGLADAPEGSWRRAVIEKPFGHDLASARELNAIVHEVFDPDQVFRIDHYLGKETVQNILALRFANQMYEPIWNRSYVDHVQITMAEDIGIGGRAGYYDGIGSARDVIQNHLLQLMALTAMEEPAAFDAESLLTEKLKVLKAVKLPENLGEHTVRGQYAASWQGGEKVRGYLQEDGIDPKSTTDTYAAIKLEVDNRRWAGVPFYLRTGKRLGRRVTEIAVVFQRAPHSPFDSNATEELGANAIVIRVQPDEGMTVRFGSKVPGTSMEIRDVTMDFAYGDSFTESSPEAYERLILDVLLGDANLFPRHQEVEESWKILDPIEGYWDAHGKPAPYASGSWGPEEAHEMLARDGRSWRRP, encoded by the coding sequence ATGGGCGACGGGAGCTCTACCGCCCCGGCCCTCGACTGGAACAACCCGCTCCGTGACCCCCGCGATCGGCGCCTCCCCCGTGTCGCGGGCCCCTCGGGCCTCGTCATCTTCGGTGTCACCGGCGACCTCTCACGCAAGAAGCTGATGCCCGCCGTCTACGACCTCGCGAATCGGGGTCTGCTCCCGCCGGGCTTCTCGCTCCTCGGGTTCGCCCGGCGCGAGTGGGAGGACCAGGACTTCGCGCAGGTGGTGCACGACTCGGTGCGCGAGCACGCCCGCACGGAGTTCCGCGAGGAGGTCTGGCAGCAGCTGGCCGAGGGCATGCGGTTCATCCCGGGCGATTTCGACGACGACCAGGCGTTCAAGCAACTCCGTTCTGCTGTCGACGAGTTGGACGCATCTCGGGGCACCAGTGGCAACTACGCTTTCTACCTCTCGGTACCGCCGAAGTTCTTCCCGAAGGTCGTCCAGCAGCTGAAGAAGCACGGTCTCGCGGACGCGCCGGAAGGTTCCTGGCGGCGTGCGGTCATCGAGAAGCCGTTCGGCCACGACCTGGCCAGTGCGCGCGAGCTGAACGCGATCGTGCACGAGGTGTTCGACCCGGACCAGGTGTTCCGGATCGACCACTACCTCGGCAAGGAGACGGTTCAGAACATCCTGGCGCTGCGCTTCGCCAACCAGATGTACGAGCCCATCTGGAACCGCAGTTACGTCGACCACGTGCAGATCACGATGGCCGAGGACATCGGCATCGGCGGCCGCGCCGGTTACTACGACGGCATCGGCTCGGCCCGTGACGTCATCCAGAACCACCTCCTCCAGCTCATGGCGCTGACCGCCATGGAGGAGCCGGCCGCCTTCGACGCCGAGTCGCTGCTCACCGAAAAGCTGAAGGTCCTCAAGGCCGTGAAGCTGCCGGAGAACCTGGGCGAGCACACCGTGCGCGGGCAGTATGCGGCGAGCTGGCAGGGTGGCGAGAAGGTACGCGGCTATCTGCAGGAGGACGGCATCGACCCCAAGTCGACGACCGACACCTACGCGGCCATCAAGCTGGAGGTCGACAACCGTCGCTGGGCGGGCGTCCCCTTCTACCTGCGCACCGGAAAGCGCCTCGGCCGCCGCGTCACCGAGATCGCGGTCGTCTTCCAGCGCGCGCCCCACTCGCCCTTCGACTCGAACGCCACCGAGGAACTCGGTGCGAACGCGATCGTCATCCGTGTCCAGCCCGACGAGGGCATGACGGTGCGCTTCGGATCGAAGGTGCCGGGTACGTCGATGGAGATTCGGGACGTCACGATGGACTTCGCGTACGGCGATTCCTTCACCGAGTCCAGCCCGGAGGCGTACGAACGCCTCATCCTTGACGTTCTGCTGGGCGACGCCAACCTCTTTCCCCGTCACCAGGAGGTGGAGGAGTCCTGGAAGATTCTCGACCCGATCGAGGGGTACTGGGACGCGCACGGCAAGCCCGCGCCGTACGCGTCGGGCAGCTGGGGTCCCGAAGAAGCCCACGAGATGCTCGCACGAGACGGACGGAGCTGGCGCAGGCCATGA